In Aliamphritea ceti, a single window of DNA contains:
- the rnr gene encoding ribonuclease R has translation MPKKELPEAGVSADPHAAREADKYEKPIASRELIMETLNEQGEPLTRWQLETLLEIQDEDASEALRRRLRAMERDGQLMRNRKAQYVLLSKLDLVGGRIQGHRDGFGFLIPDEGKDDIFLSAREMRQVFDGDRALVRVGGEDRKGRKEGAIVEVLERNTHKLVGRYQGNGSFGYMVPENQRITQDIQIVPNEETVLDYRDGQLVVAELVMPPGKRNKPTGRVTEVLGDHMAPGMEITVAIHNYDIPDQWNDDVRQATSELSAEVEESAKSNRIDLRHLPLVTIDGEDAKDFDDAVYCEAKKSGGWRLWVAIADVSWYVRPDSPLDVEAHKRGNSVYFPEFVVPMLPELLSNGLCSLNPHVDRLAMVCEMTISATGNLSGYKFYEAVIQSHARLTYTKVGAMLQEADSDDGKALREEYAAVVPHLEDLYGLYHDLRKARVERGAIDFETTETRILFSDERKIEKIIPVVRNDAHKIIEECMLCANVASARLLRKLKQPALYRVHDGPKEARIEALRSYLGPLGLMLGGGDEPTPTDYQELTEALEGRADKHVIQIMMLRSMSQAVYSPEEKGHFGLNYPAYTHFTSPIRRYPDLLVHRTIRALIHNGTDSKQLDRCEGFEQNKAFLHQYTMEQVLELGEHCSMTERRADDATRDVMSWLKCEYMQDQVGGVFDGVISAVTGFGLFVELDEAYVEGLIHISALPGDYYHYDAAHQRLQGERSGKSFRLGDKLRVQVVRVDLDERKIDFELRETLETARSMRPDAKPAKKKRSQRELLRDGDIKLAKLSDKKRHKRAHPGAVKAREDRDGQLASEAPSITVEKASEKSISAWPSENKAAKGKVAEAKAPRKRPAKNQDVNSEVPAVNPKKKSVRASLSKDEKELMTLSKKQSKGLSNRAKKRKLKKLRQKTAK, from the coding sequence ATGCCTAAAAAAGAATTGCCGGAAGCCGGCGTGTCGGCTGACCCACACGCTGCCCGAGAAGCGGATAAATACGAAAAGCCAATCGCAAGCCGCGAACTGATTATGGAAACCCTGAACGAACAGGGAGAGCCACTGACACGCTGGCAGCTGGAAACCTTGCTGGAAATTCAGGACGAAGATGCTTCTGAAGCGCTGCGCCGACGCCTACGTGCGATGGAGCGTGATGGCCAGTTGATGCGAAACCGCAAAGCCCAGTATGTATTGTTAAGTAAGCTTGACCTTGTTGGTGGGCGTATCCAGGGTCACCGCGACGGCTTTGGCTTTCTTATCCCTGATGAAGGTAAAGATGATATTTTTCTCAGCGCCCGTGAAATGCGTCAGGTGTTTGATGGTGACCGTGCGTTAGTACGGGTTGGCGGTGAAGATCGCAAAGGCCGCAAAGAGGGTGCCATCGTTGAGGTACTGGAGCGAAATACTCACAAGTTGGTGGGCCGCTATCAGGGTAACGGCAGCTTCGGTTATATGGTGCCTGAGAACCAGCGTATTACTCAGGACATTCAGATAGTTCCGAATGAAGAAACTGTATTAGATTACCGCGACGGTCAGTTAGTTGTTGCGGAATTAGTGATGCCGCCAGGTAAGCGGAACAAGCCTACCGGCCGTGTTACGGAAGTGCTGGGTGACCATATGGCGCCGGGTATGGAAATCACCGTAGCGATTCATAATTACGATATTCCTGATCAGTGGAATGACGATGTTCGCCAGGCAACCTCTGAGCTCAGCGCTGAAGTTGAAGAGTCTGCGAAAAGTAACCGTATAGACCTGCGGCATTTGCCACTGGTTACCATCGACGGTGAAGATGCAAAAGACTTTGATGATGCTGTTTACTGTGAAGCCAAGAAGTCTGGCGGTTGGCGTCTGTGGGTCGCGATTGCTGATGTATCCTGGTATGTGCGCCCGGACTCTCCACTGGATGTCGAAGCGCATAAGCGCGGTAACTCAGTGTATTTCCCTGAGTTTGTTGTACCTATGTTACCTGAACTACTGTCCAATGGACTGTGCTCACTGAATCCACATGTTGACCGTTTGGCAATGGTTTGTGAAATGACCATCAGTGCCACTGGTAACCTTAGCGGATATAAATTCTATGAAGCTGTAATTCAGTCACATGCTCGCCTGACCTATACCAAGGTTGGCGCGATGTTGCAGGAAGCTGACAGTGATGACGGCAAAGCGTTGCGTGAAGAATACGCTGCTGTGGTGCCGCATCTGGAAGACTTGTACGGTTTATATCACGACTTGCGTAAAGCACGTGTAGAGCGTGGCGCTATTGATTTTGAGACTACTGAAACCCGGATTCTGTTCAGTGATGAACGCAAGATCGAAAAGATCATTCCTGTGGTACGTAATGATGCGCATAAGATCATTGAAGAATGTATGTTGTGTGCAAACGTCGCTTCTGCACGTTTATTGCGTAAGCTGAAGCAACCCGCGCTGTACCGTGTTCATGATGGCCCGAAAGAAGCCCGTATTGAAGCGCTGCGTAGCTATTTAGGTCCGTTAGGTCTGATGTTGGGTGGTGGCGATGAGCCGACACCAACAGACTATCAGGAGCTGACAGAAGCTCTGGAAGGTCGTGCTGATAAGCATGTTATTCAGATTATGATGCTGCGCTCTATGTCGCAGGCTGTTTACAGCCCGGAAGAGAAAGGTCACTTTGGTCTGAATTATCCTGCGTATACGCATTTTACTTCGCCAATTCGCCGTTATCCTGATCTGTTGGTACACCGCACAATTCGCGCGCTGATTCATAACGGTACAGACAGTAAGCAGCTGGACCGTTGTGAAGGTTTTGAGCAAAATAAAGCATTCCTGCATCAGTACACTATGGAGCAGGTGCTGGAGCTCGGTGAACACTGTTCTATGACCGAGCGGCGGGCTGATGATGCTACCCGAGATGTAATGTCCTGGTTGAAATGTGAGTACATGCAGGATCAGGTAGGCGGCGTCTTCGACGGCGTTATTTCGGCAGTGACTGGCTTTGGTTTATTTGTAGAGCTGGATGAAGCCTATGTTGAAGGTTTGATTCATATCTCTGCATTACCGGGTGATTATTATCATTATGATGCAGCCCATCAACGGCTGCAGGGTGAGCGTAGCGGTAAGAGCTTCCGTCTGGGTGATAAATTACGTGTGCAGGTTGTTCGGGTTGATCTTGATGAACGTAAGATTGATTTTGAATTACGTGAAACTTTAGAAACTGCCCGCAGCATGCGACCGGATGCTAAGCCTGCAAAGAAGAAGCGGAGTCAGCGGGAATTATTGCGTGATGGCGATATTAAACTGGCGAAGCTGTCAGATAAAAAGCGTCATAAGCGTGCACATCCGGGAGCTGTTAAAGCGCGGGAAGATCGTGATGGACAGCTGGCTTCTGAAGCACCGTCGATCACTGTAGAAAAAGCATCAGAAAAGTCGATTTCTGCCTGGCCGTCGGAAAACAAAGCGGCAAAAGGTAAGGTTGCAGAAGCAAAAGCTCCGCGTAAACGCCCGGCTAAAAATCAGGATGTGAATTCTGAAGTGCCTGCTGTGAATCCGAAGAAAAAATCAGTGCGTGCTTCTCTCAGTAAAGATGAGAAAGAGCTGATGACCTTATCGAAAAAACAGTCGAAAGGTTTAAGCAATCGTGCGAAAAAACGTAAGTTAAAAAAGCTGCGTCAGAAAACCGCTAAGTAA
- the secF gene encoding protein translocase subunit SecF produces the protein MASVKNFNFMALRKIAAGLSVVILLISVASLAINGLKFGLDFTGGSLVEVGYEQSPDLNQIRGRLQDAGYEDAVVQTFGSPVDILIRLGQSHDPKLGDEVLSALQAEEDQNLTLRRNEYVGAQVGEELREQGGLGLLLALFMVMVYVAFRFQLKFSVGAVTALAHDVLIVLGIFSVFQLDFDLTVLAALLAVIGYSLNDTIVVSDRIRENFRKIRKATSVEVMNISLNQTLGRTIVTSLTTLLVLSALAIFGGELIHGFAIALLIGVLVGTYSSIYVAANVLLAMGVCKEDLMPPEKEDDEEDDRP, from the coding sequence ATGGCAAGTGTAAAAAACTTTAACTTTATGGCCCTGCGTAAGATTGCCGCAGGCCTGTCGGTTGTAATACTGCTGATATCAGTTGCCTCACTGGCAATTAATGGTTTGAAATTCGGCCTCGACTTTACCGGTGGTTCACTGGTGGAAGTAGGCTATGAACAGTCACCGGATCTGAATCAGATTCGTGGCCGTTTACAGGATGCGGGTTACGAAGATGCGGTTGTGCAGACCTTTGGCTCTCCTGTGGATATCCTGATCCGTTTGGGTCAGAGCCACGATCCTAAGCTGGGTGACGAAGTGCTGTCTGCGTTGCAAGCCGAAGAAGATCAGAATCTGACTTTGCGCCGTAACGAATACGTTGGCGCGCAGGTTGGTGAAGAGCTTCGTGAACAGGGCGGTTTAGGCCTGTTGCTGGCGCTGTTCATGGTCATGGTTTATGTCGCATTCCGCTTCCAGCTGAAGTTTTCGGTTGGCGCTGTAACGGCATTGGCACACGATGTACTGATTGTGCTCGGGATCTTCTCTGTGTTTCAGCTGGACTTCGATCTGACAGTTCTGGCTGCGTTGCTGGCGGTTATCGGTTACTCGCTGAACGATACTATTGTTGTATCTGACCGGATTCGTGAGAACTTCCGTAAGATACGTAAGGCAACGTCGGTTGAGGTTATGAATATCTCTCTGAACCAGACGCTGGGTCGGACGATTGTTACTTCCTTGACGACCTTGCTGGTATTGAGTGCGCTGGCTATATTCGGTGGCGAGCTGATCCATGGCTTTGCGATTGCACTGCTGATCGGTGTGTTAGTCGGAACTTACTCATCTATTTATGTAGCTGCTAACGTGCTGCTGGCAATGGGTGTCTGTAAGGAAGATCTGATGCCACCAGAGAAAGAAGATGACGAGGAAGACGACCGGCCCTGA
- the secD gene encoding protein translocase subunit SecD: MLNKYPLWKNALIVLILLIGGLYAAPNLYPDDFAVQVSGTRASYTVDQQMLDRVTKQLKAEGLVSKASEINGASGLLRFADGSTQLEAKEAISRILGDNYVVALNLAPTTPEWLTSVGAGPMKLGLDLRGGVHFLLEVDMAQAVAQRLDVYVGEIKAQLRAEKLRYRSVVHREDGSLELKFSKADVRDQASQLLKQDYTEFLLTDEDADGAYYVVVSLLESKVREIEDYAIKQNLTTLRNRVNELGVAEPLVQRQGRNRIVVQLPGIQDAAAAKRIIGKTANLEFRLEAKTDASSASTETYSFRDSPRKATLEKDIIITGSSVSNAQSAFDENGQPQVSISLDSKGGELMNRTTRNAVKRRMAVLFVEHKSRTLIKTVDGEQVSERVPYVEKNIISLATIQSILGSSFRITGLDGAGEASELALLLRAGALAAPIYFVEERTVGPSLGEQNIELGITSVQIGFALVLLFMLVYYRVFGLLANVALTLNLVLLLAVMSIMSATLTLPGIAGIVLTVGMAVDANVLIFSRIKEELANGLPPQSAINAGFERAFTTIFDANITTLLAAVILFAMGTGPVKGFAITLSVGIVTSMFTAIMVTRALVNLTYGGRTLNKLSI, translated from the coding sequence ATGCTCAATAAATATCCGTTATGGAAAAACGCGCTGATCGTTCTGATATTGCTTATCGGTGGTCTGTATGCAGCGCCGAACTTATATCCAGATGATTTTGCAGTACAGGTTTCCGGCACCCGTGCCAGCTATACCGTTGATCAGCAAATGCTTGATCGCGTGACTAAGCAGCTGAAGGCCGAAGGTCTGGTGTCTAAGGCCAGTGAAATTAATGGTGCAAGTGGTTTGCTACGTTTCGCTGATGGCAGTACCCAGCTGGAAGCAAAAGAAGCAATCAGTCGTATTTTAGGGGATAACTACGTCGTTGCCCTGAACCTGGCGCCAACCACCCCTGAATGGCTGACATCTGTCGGTGCAGGCCCGATGAAGCTGGGTCTCGACTTACGTGGCGGTGTGCACTTCCTGCTGGAAGTTGATATGGCACAGGCTGTAGCACAGCGACTGGACGTGTATGTAGGTGAGATTAAAGCTCAGCTGCGTGCTGAAAAACTGCGTTACCGTTCAGTAGTACACCGTGAAGACGGCAGTTTGGAACTAAAATTTTCCAAGGCTGATGTACGTGACCAGGCTAGCCAGTTACTGAAACAAGATTACACAGAATTTTTGCTTACCGATGAAGATGCTGACGGCGCGTATTACGTGGTTGTAAGTCTTCTGGAAAGCAAAGTTCGCGAAATTGAAGACTATGCGATCAAGCAAAACCTGACCACCCTGCGTAACCGAGTGAACGAGCTGGGTGTGGCAGAGCCACTGGTACAGCGTCAGGGCCGTAACCGTATCGTTGTACAGCTGCCAGGTATTCAGGATGCAGCAGCAGCTAAGCGGATTATCGGTAAAACAGCGAACCTGGAATTCCGTTTAGAAGCTAAGACCGATGCATCAAGTGCATCAACTGAAACCTACAGCTTCCGCGATTCGCCGCGTAAAGCAACGCTTGAAAAAGACATCATCATCACCGGTTCCAGCGTATCTAATGCGCAGTCAGCCTTTGATGAAAATGGACAGCCACAGGTTTCCATCAGTCTGGATTCCAAAGGTGGTGAGCTGATGAACCGTACCACCCGTAACGCGGTTAAGCGTCGGATGGCGGTACTGTTTGTTGAGCACAAGAGCCGTACGCTGATTAAAACGGTAGACGGTGAACAGGTTTCTGAGCGTGTGCCTTATGTAGAGAAAAATATTATCTCTCTGGCGACGATTCAGAGCATCCTTGGTTCCAGTTTCCGTATTACAGGTCTCGATGGAGCAGGTGAAGCATCTGAGCTTGCGCTGTTGCTACGTGCCGGTGCACTGGCTGCGCCAATCTACTTTGTAGAAGAACGTACAGTCGGACCTAGCTTAGGTGAGCAAAACATCGAATTGGGTATTACCTCTGTACAGATTGGTTTTGCTCTGGTGTTGCTGTTTATGCTGGTTTACTACCGCGTATTCGGTTTGCTGGCAAACGTCGCGCTGACGCTGAATTTGGTATTACTGTTGGCGGTGATGTCTATTATGTCTGCCACGCTGACCTTGCCTGGTATTGCAGGTATCGTTCTGACAGTAGGTATGGCGGTAGATGCCAACGTGCTTATATTCTCGCGAATAAAAGAAGAGCTGGCGAATGGCCTGCCCCCACAGTCGGCAATCAATGCCGGTTTTGAGCGTGCCTTTACCACTATCTTTGATGCCAACATCACCACCTTGCTGGCTGCGGTTATCCTGTTTGCTATGGGTACCGGTCCGGTGAAAGGTTTTGCTATCACCCTGTCGGTGGGTATCGTGACCTCGATGTTTACCGCGATTATGGTGACCCGTGCGTTAGTGAATTTAACCTACGGCGGTCGTACGCTGAACAAGCTGTCGATCTGA
- the yajC gene encoding preprotein translocase subunit YajC, producing MSFFISPAYAEGAAPGGMDPSMFNLVFLVGFGLIFYFFMWRPQAKRAKDHKTLLSGLSKGDEVITAGGILGKVIRLNDDYVVLEVSGDTELTFQKTHVSAALPKGTIKEI from the coding sequence ATGAGCTTTTTTATCTCACCAGCATACGCTGAAGGCGCAGCCCCGGGCGGTATGGATCCAAGCATGTTCAACCTTGTTTTTCTGGTTGGCTTTGGTCTGATTTTCTACTTCTTCATGTGGCGTCCACAGGCAAAGCGTGCAAAAGACCATAAAACATTGTTGTCTGGTCTGAGCAAAGGTGACGAAGTAATCACTGCTGGCGGCATTCTGGGTAAGGTAATTCGTCTGAATGACGATTACGTTGTACTGGAAGTTTCTGGTGATACTGAGCTGACTTTCCAAAAGACCCACGTAAGTGCGGCGCTGCCAAAAGGCACTATCAAAGAAATCTAG
- the tgt gene encoding tRNA guanosine(34) transglycosylase Tgt, which produces MKFECLATEGKARRGRLSFPRGDVETPAFMPVGTYGTVKGMTPRDIEATGAEIILGNTFHLMLRPGTEIIKQHGDLHDFTNWKGPILTDSGGFQVFSLGAMRKITEAGVTFQSPVDGSKVFMGPEESMQVQKDLGSDIVMIFDECTPYPATEVQAAESMRLSLRWAKRSKDAHGDNPSALFGIIQGGMYPHLRDESLEGLNEIEFDGYAIGGLSVGEPKDEMEKVLDHLAWKMPEDKPRYLMGVGRPEDLVEGVRRGVDMFDCVMPTRNARNGYLFTRNGIVKLRNAANKTNTGPLDEECSCYTCQNFSRAYLHHLDKCKEILGSQLNTIHNLHYYQELMAGLRKAIEEGKLSDFVDEFYRLRGLETPPIADTESSNND; this is translated from the coding sequence ATGAAGTTTGAATGTTTGGCGACTGAGGGCAAAGCCCGTCGCGGACGTCTGAGCTTTCCCCGTGGTGATGTTGAAACGCCAGCGTTTATGCCTGTTGGTACCTATGGCACCGTAAAAGGAATGACACCACGGGATATCGAAGCTACCGGTGCAGAAATTATTCTCGGGAATACTTTCCATCTGATGCTGCGTCCGGGCACAGAGATTATTAAACAGCATGGTGATCTGCACGACTTTACTAACTGGAAAGGTCCGATTCTGACCGACTCCGGTGGATTCCAGGTTTTCAGTCTGGGAGCGATGCGCAAAATCACGGAAGCAGGTGTGACATTTCAGTCGCCTGTTGATGGTTCCAAAGTATTTATGGGGCCGGAAGAATCAATGCAGGTTCAGAAAGACCTGGGCTCAGACATCGTGATGATTTTTGACGAATGTACGCCTTACCCGGCGACAGAAGTGCAGGCTGCTGAATCTATGCGCTTGTCATTACGCTGGGCGAAACGCTCTAAAGATGCACACGGTGATAACCCGTCTGCACTGTTCGGCATTATTCAGGGAGGTATGTATCCGCATTTGCGTGATGAGTCACTGGAAGGGCTGAACGAAATTGAATTCGATGGCTATGCGATTGGCGGATTGTCTGTCGGTGAGCCAAAAGATGAAATGGAAAAGGTTCTGGATCATCTGGCGTGGAAAATGCCGGAAGACAAACCACGTTATCTGATGGGCGTAGGCCGCCCGGAAGATCTGGTTGAAGGTGTGCGTCGCGGTGTGGATATGTTTGACTGCGTGATGCCAACCCGCAACGCCCGTAACGGCTACCTGTTTACCCGTAACGGTATTGTTAAGCTGCGTAATGCTGCGAATAAAACCAATACCGGGCCGCTGGATGAAGAGTGTTCCTGCTATACCTGTCAGAACTTTAGCCGTGCTTATTTGCACCATCTTGATAAGTGTAAAGAGATCCTGGGTTCGCAGCTGAATACTATCCACAACCTGCATTACTATCAGGAACTTATGGCCGGTTTGCGAAAGGCTATAGAAGAAGGTAAATTGAGCGACTTTGTCGACGAATTCTACCGGTTACGGGGGCTTGAAACACCGCCGATAGCCGACACAGAATCCAGTAATAACGATTAA
- the queA gene encoding tRNA preQ1(34) S-adenosylmethionine ribosyltransferase-isomerase QueA, whose amino-acid sequence MQVKDFHFELPDELIARYPLADRTASRLLCVDGNSGSRTHRHFYEVLDLLNEGDLVIFNNTRVIPARMFGQKASGGKVEVLIERVLDEQSALAHIRSSRSPKEGAELTLEGGLKATMVGRHDDLFELCFDLTEGNLIEALEQFGHMPLPPYMKREDELSDRERYQTVYNVKPGAVAAPTAGLHFDDALLAKLTDKGVEKAFVTLHVGAGTFRPVKVDTIAEHKMHAEYIEVSEEVCAAVKATKARGNRVIAIGTTSVRCLETASRNGEIEPYFGDTDIFIFPGYEFKTVDALVTNFHLPESTLLMLVSAFAGYDNMMAAYSEAVAEKYRFFSYGDAMFLQKQDKS is encoded by the coding sequence ATGCAAGTTAAAGATTTTCACTTCGAACTTCCCGATGAGCTAATTGCCCGTTATCCACTGGCAGACCGCACCGCCAGCCGTTTGCTTTGTGTTGATGGTAATAGTGGCAGCCGTACGCACCGACATTTCTATGAAGTGCTGGACCTGCTAAACGAAGGCGACCTGGTGATTTTCAACAATACCCGGGTTATTCCGGCGCGTATGTTTGGCCAGAAAGCATCCGGCGGTAAAGTTGAAGTCTTGATTGAGCGTGTACTTGATGAACAGTCAGCGCTGGCGCATATCCGTTCCAGCCGCTCACCTAAAGAAGGTGCTGAGCTGACCTTGGAAGGTGGTTTGAAGGCAACGATGGTTGGCCGTCATGATGATTTGTTCGAGCTGTGCTTTGATCTTACTGAAGGTAATTTGATTGAAGCGTTAGAACAGTTTGGCCATATGCCGCTGCCACCATATATGAAGCGTGAAGACGAACTTTCTGACCGGGAACGTTATCAGACGGTTTATAACGTCAAGCCAGGTGCTGTGGCAGCGCCAACCGCTGGCCTGCATTTTGATGATGCTCTGCTGGCTAAACTGACAGACAAAGGCGTAGAAAAAGCCTTCGTGACGCTGCATGTGGGTGCCGGTACGTTTCGTCCGGTGAAGGTTGATACGATTGCCGAACATAAGATGCATGCTGAATACATCGAAGTGTCGGAAGAAGTATGTGCTGCAGTAAAAGCAACGAAAGCACGGGGCAACCGCGTGATTGCCATAGGTACAACCAGCGTTCGTTGTTTGGAAACTGCCAGCCGTAACGGTGAGATTGAGCCTTACTTTGGCGACACCGATATCTTCATTTTCCCTGGGTATGAATTTAAAACCGTAGACGCTCTGGTGACTAATTTTCATTTGCCAGAGTCAACCTTGCTAATGTTGGTGTCTGCGTTTGCAGGTTACGACAATATGATGGCTGCTTATAGTGAAGCAGTGGCAGAAAAGTATCGTTTTTTCAGTTATGGCGATGCGATGTTTTTGCAGAAGCAGGATAAAAGTTAA
- a CDS encoding VOC family protein, whose product MTRENTGAVTQGINHLGLTVPDLVSAAEFFQQVLGFQQVGEKPDYPAIFVSDGHTMITLWQAKTDSPVSFNRHENIGLHHVALAVADEATLDDLNRRLQACGDVSVEFAPEPLGEAPYRHMMCLIPGGIRVEFIAPAG is encoded by the coding sequence ATGACGCGTGAGAATACTGGGGCGGTAACGCAAGGCATCAATCATTTGGGTTTAACTGTGCCAGATTTAGTTTCAGCAGCTGAATTTTTTCAGCAGGTACTTGGGTTCCAGCAGGTAGGTGAGAAACCGGATTATCCGGCCATTTTTGTCAGTGATGGGCATACTATGATTACGCTCTGGCAGGCGAAAACAGATTCACCTGTGAGTTTTAATCGCCATGAGAATATAGGATTACACCATGTGGCGCTGGCCGTAGCGGATGAAGCAACCCTTGATGACTTGAATAGGCGGCTTCAGGCCTGTGGCGATGTATCCGTTGAGTTTGCTCCGGAGCCCTTGGGAGAAGCACCTTATCGACACATGATGTGTCTGATTCCGGGAGGAATTCGGGTCGAATTTATTGCGCCTGCAGGCTGA